A single region of the Thermoanaerobacterium aotearoense genome encodes:
- a CDS encoding cobyrinate a,c-diamide synthase: MGKAFMIAGTHSGVGKTTITIGIIGYLSKKHKVIPFKIGPDYIDAAYHRFASGNSAYNFDVYMLGDDYVKKSFLKHALSGDVALVEGVMGMYDGINNTSYGSSAHVAKLLNLPVVLVVDASGMAASVSALVKGYIEYDKNVKIKGVIFNRVGSEKHYKLLKECIERDLGIKAFGYLPQDDMISLPERHLGLMPIYETKGDHNFNILYDKIGKFIDVDGILDVCDVDLKKDGLTEGKSTVKIKEDVKVAIAYDEAFNFYYQDSLDSLIDAGVELIPFSPLHDDAIPEDVAGIYLGGGFPEVFAERLSRNHSMLSSIKESIEKGMPVYAECGGLMYLARKIVDLNGDGHHMVGIFDLDAIMTKRLVNFGYAEAEVVKDNVLFKKGDVIFGHVFHNSKMSGVHDDFAYEVHKPNSEGKWSCGYVYKNCLGTYVHINLLKYPNAVDRFINHCKDYGREMYKHGT, translated from the coding sequence GTGGGTAAAGCATTTATGATAGCCGGAACTCATTCTGGTGTAGGGAAGACTACGATTACTATTGGCATAATAGGATATCTTTCTAAAAAGCACAAAGTCATTCCGTTCAAAATAGGCCCTGATTACATAGATGCGGCATACCACAGGTTTGCATCTGGAAATTCCGCCTACAATTTTGATGTCTATATGCTTGGAGATGACTACGTGAAAAAGTCCTTTTTAAAGCATGCTTTGTCTGGAGATGTGGCTTTGGTAGAAGGCGTCATGGGGATGTACGATGGAATCAATAATACAAGCTACGGCAGCAGTGCACATGTGGCAAAACTTTTAAATTTACCTGTTGTACTTGTCGTTGATGCATCTGGGATGGCCGCAAGTGTTTCTGCTTTAGTTAAAGGATATATAGAATACGATAAAAATGTAAAGATTAAAGGAGTAATATTCAACAGGGTTGGCAGTGAAAAACACTACAAGCTTTTAAAAGAATGCATAGAAAGAGATTTGGGTATAAAGGCTTTTGGATATCTTCCACAAGATGACATGATAAGCTTACCTGAGAGACATCTTGGTCTTATGCCCATATATGAAACAAAGGGAGATCACAATTTCAACATTTTGTACGATAAAATAGGTAAGTTTATAGATGTAGATGGCATTCTGGATGTATGCGATGTGGATTTGAAAAAAGACGGCTTAACCGAAGGGAAATCGACAGTAAAAATAAAAGAAGATGTCAAGGTTGCTATTGCATACGATGAGGCATTTAATTTTTACTATCAAGATAGCTTAGATTCATTGATTGACGCAGGAGTAGAGTTAATCCCATTTAGTCCATTGCATGACGATGCTATTCCTGAAGATGTGGCTGGAATTTACTTAGGTGGAGGATTTCCGGAGGTTTTTGCTGAGAGATTAAGCAGAAATCATTCCATGTTATCTTCAATTAAAGAAAGCATCGAAAAAGGAATGCCAGTCTATGCGGAATGCGGTGGACTTATGTACCTTGCAAGAAAAATTGTTGATCTAAATGGAGATGGGCACCATATGGTAGGAATATTCGATTTGGATGCCATCATGACGAAAAGATTAGTCAATTTTGGCTACGCTGAAGCAGAAGTTGTAAAGGACAATGTGCTATTTAAAAAAGGAGATGTCATCTTTGGGCATGTTTTTCACAATTCAAAGATGTCTGGGGTACACGATGACTTTGCGTATGAAGTACATAAACCTAATTCCGAAGGAAAATGGTCGTGTGGATATGTGTATAAAAACTGTTTAGGGACTTATGTTCACATCAATTTATTGAAATATCCGAATGCTGTAGATAGATTTATAAACCATTGCAAAGATTATGGTCGGGAGATGTATAAGCATGGCACTTAA
- a CDS encoding Rpn family recombination-promoting nuclease/putative transposase, with the protein MSQKYDITMKNIFSDMADDIMSYFLGLQYTKIDELNIEFARVERRDSDMIFKCTTDRGNVAVHIEFQSENDEKMPYRMLRYSLEIMEKHDLLPYQIVIYIGKDNANMKSSLNYDFGEQNILDYKYRTINVGDIKYTDVLKTDYYDLYSLLPLMDKNRRKEEGEKYLERCVEAIKDISLDINKKKDIAFKAEILSGIVFKKEVIERVFSEVMKMFRIEESETYKMIIEKGIEKGAKEEKISIAKKLLKEGMDIDRIAEITELPKDEIKKLMN; encoded by the coding sequence ATGAGCCAGAAATACGATATAACTATGAAAAATATTTTTTCTGATATGGCTGATGACATAATGAGCTATTTTCTCGGTCTCCAATACACAAAGATTGATGAACTAAATATAGAATTTGCAAGAGTAGAACGCAGAGACAGCGATATGATATTCAAATGTACTACTGACAGAGGAAATGTGGCTGTGCACATAGAATTTCAATCGGAAAATGATGAAAAGATGCCTTACAGGATGCTAAGATATTCCCTGGAGATAATGGAAAAGCATGATCTCTTGCCATATCAGATAGTAATTTATATAGGCAAAGATAATGCAAACATGAAAAGTAGCTTAAATTACGACTTTGGAGAACAGAACATATTAGACTATAAATACAGAACAATAAATGTTGGTGACATAAAATATACTGATGTTTTAAAGACAGACTATTATGACTTGTATTCCCTTCTTCCGCTGATGGACAAAAATAGAAGGAAAGAAGAAGGAGAAAAATATCTGGAAAGATGTGTTGAGGCTATAAAAGATATTTCATTAGACATAAACAAAAAGAAAGACATAGCGTTTAAGGCAGAGATATTATCGGGCATAGTCTTTAAAAAAGAAGTTATTGAGAGAGTTTTTTCGGAGGTGATGAAGATGTTTAGGATTGAAGAATCTGAGACGTACAAAATGATAATAGAAAAGGGTATTGAAAAAGGAGCAAAAGAAGAAAAAATTTCAATAGCAAAAAAGTTGTTAAAAGAAGGTATGGATATTGACAGAATAGCAGAAATCACAGAGTTGCCAAAAGATGAGATAAAAAAATTGATGAATTAA
- a CDS encoding iron chelate uptake ABC transporter family permease subunit has product MVLIASLMFSASVGAVKIPLKSIIDVIFGGGNATDKMILLNLRFPRIIEAAFTGMGLSVAGTFFQGLLKNPMADPYVLGISSGAAFGASIAIVLGFGLLGLQFFAFAFALMTIYVVYIISKKGPYIKMQTMLLAGIAISAFMSSVISLMMLLNHDEMSQIVFWTMGGFSLISWSQIFYTVPIIFIGCITLYVFSRDLNVIMTGEEIAEHLGIDTEKVKKVVLIVGSLITASSVSVGGIIGFVGLIVPHISRLIVGSDNRLLVPFSGIMGASFLVLADTLARTVMAPVEIPVGIITAACGGPFFLYLLIKNKNKEVK; this is encoded by the coding sequence ATGGTTTTGATTGCATCCTTGATGTTTTCTGCATCAGTGGGTGCAGTCAAAATACCATTAAAAAGCATTATTGATGTCATTTTTGGCGGTGGCAATGCTACAGACAAGATGATATTGCTGAATCTCAGATTCCCAAGAATAATTGAAGCTGCTTTTACAGGGATGGGACTTTCTGTGGCAGGTACATTCTTTCAAGGACTTTTGAAAAATCCTATGGCAGATCCTTATGTTTTGGGCATATCATCAGGAGCTGCATTTGGAGCATCTATTGCCATCGTTTTGGGGTTTGGGCTTCTTGGTCTTCAATTTTTTGCATTTGCGTTTGCTCTTATGACTATTTACGTAGTGTACATCATATCCAAAAAAGGGCCTTACATTAAAATGCAGACAATGCTTCTCGCAGGCATTGCCATCAGTGCTTTTATGTCATCTGTTATTTCTCTTATGATGCTTTTAAACCATGATGAGATGTCTCAGATAGTCTTCTGGACAATGGGTGGATTTAGCCTTATTAGCTGGAGCCAAATTTTTTACACAGTTCCTATTATATTTATTGGGTGTATAACGTTATACGTGTTTTCAAGAGATCTCAATGTTATTATGACAGGTGAAGAGATAGCAGAGCATTTGGGGATAGATACTGAAAAAGTAAAAAAAGTTGTTTTGATTGTGGGCTCTTTAATAACGGCTTCTTCTGTTTCGGTAGGTGGCATAATTGGATTTGTAGGGCTTATAGTGCCTCATATATCAAGGCTTATTGTAGGCTCTGACAACAGATTGTTAGTACCTTTTAGCGGTATTATGGGTGCATCTTTTTTGGTGCTGGCCGACACTCTGGCAAGGACTGTGATGGCTCCGGTAGAAATACCAGTTGGAATAATAACTGCTGCTTGTGGTGGACCGTTTTTCTTATATCTCCTTATAAAAAATAAAAATAAAGAGGTCAAGTAA
- a CDS encoding RNA polymerase sigma factor: MFILFDTITDESQRKKVEDMYVKYSRDMFKVAYNILNDYQLSQDAVQSAFINIINYIEKISDYDCNKIRALVVIIVRNISINMYNKIKRQKNLFIEDADEFFHDDSEPFDEKIINGDIFRRVSEKVKELKTEYADIISLKYYYGYSNKDIANLLNITEDNVRVRLYRARQSLKDALYQYKGDVEI, encoded by the coding sequence TTGTTTATCTTATTTGATACAATTACAGATGAAAGTCAAAGAAAAAAAGTCGAAGACATGTATGTAAAATACAGCAGGGATATGTTTAAAGTGGCATACAACATTTTAAATGACTATCAATTGTCACAAGATGCTGTCCAATCCGCTTTTATAAATATTATCAATTACATCGAAAAAATTTCTGATTATGACTGTAACAAAATAAGGGCATTAGTTGTTATTATAGTTAGAAACATCTCAATAAATATGTACAACAAAATAAAGCGGCAAAAAAATTTATTTATTGAAGATGCAGACGAGTTTTTCCATGATGACTCAGAGCCGTTTGACGAGAAAATAATAAACGGTGACATTTTTAGAAGAGTATCTGAAAAAGTAAAAGAACTGAAAACAGAGTACGCAGACATTATTTCTCTAAAATACTACTACGGATACTCCAATAAAGACATCGCAAATCTTTTAAACATCACAGAAGACAATGTAAGAGTAAGACTGTATCGTGCGCGGCAAAGCCTTAAAGATGCTTTATATCAGTATAAAGGAGATGTGGAAATATGA
- a CDS encoding Lrp/AsnC family transcriptional regulator, whose protein sequence is MFLMETKLDYLDILILASLVRNGSRKVLANDVGISERTLRRHIKKLYTLLNVQNDIKLALAAVNAGIVDSYGNILK, encoded by the coding sequence ATGTTTTTAATGGAAACAAAACTTGATTATTTGGATATATTAATTTTAGCATCATTGGTTCGCAATGGAAGCAGAAAAGTGCTAGCAAATGATGTAGGCATATCAGAGAGGACGTTAAGAAGGCACATAAAAAAACTTTACACTTTGTTAAATGTTCAAAATGATATTAAGTTGGCATTAGCTGCTGTAAATGCTGGAATTGTCGATTCTTATGGCAATATATTAAAATAA
- a CDS encoding ABC transporter ATP-binding protein, which translates to MTIVNVEDLHYSYGDIQALKGVNFKIDGSKMVGILGSNGSGKTTLLKNISGYLKPSRGNVFIMDKSVHKMRSKDRARIIGYVPQDMYFDFEFTSYDVVMMGRTPYLSRFQRERKEDAISVRDAMILTNTWDLKDRYVNELSGGQRQRVYIARALAQEPEILLLDEPISHLDVKYQIEVLSILKQLTAKGMLVFAVLHDINLSSQFCDLILLMKDGEIASIGTPNEVITAENIKMVFSVDADVIKNPITDTPLIVISKRQGDGLTSG; encoded by the coding sequence ATGACAATAGTAAATGTTGAAGATCTCCATTATAGTTATGGCGATATTCAGGCCTTGAAAGGTGTAAATTTTAAGATAGACGGCTCTAAAATGGTTGGCATATTGGGAAGCAATGGTTCTGGCAAGACAACTCTTTTGAAGAACATTTCAGGCTATTTGAAGCCCAGCAGAGGCAATGTGTTTATAATGGACAAAAGTGTGCACAAAATGCGTTCGAAAGACAGGGCAAGAATTATCGGCTATGTTCCGCAGGATATGTATTTTGACTTTGAATTTACATCTTACGATGTTGTTATGATGGGAAGGACTCCTTATTTAAGTAGATTTCAAAGAGAGAGAAAAGAGGATGCAATAAGTGTAAGAGATGCGATGATTCTTACAAACACATGGGATCTTAAGGATAGGTATGTGAATGAATTAAGCGGCGGGCAAAGGCAAAGGGTCTACATCGCAAGAGCGTTGGCTCAAGAACCTGAGATTTTGCTATTGGATGAGCCGATTTCACATCTGGATGTAAAATATCAGATAGAAGTGCTTTCAATACTTAAACAATTGACTGCAAAGGGTATGCTCGTGTTTGCTGTCCTTCATGACATCAATTTATCGTCTCAATTTTGTGACCTTATTTTGCTTATGAAAGATGGCGAGATCGCATCTATAGGGACGCCAAATGAAGTTATAACTGCAGAAAATATAAAGATGGTTTTTTCTGTGGATGCAGATGTAATAAAAAATCCCATTACAGATACACCGCTTATTGTTATTTCAAAAAGACAAGGGGATGGTTTAACAAGTGGGTAA
- a CDS encoding ECF transporter S component, whose protein sequence is MNTKTTTIKNVKTLTLVAMLIAMSAVGAMIKIYNTVAFDSLPGYFASLYFGGYIGAIVISLGHIFTALTSGFPLGIPNHIIIAVSMAAYAYFYSLAYKKFNSYVAIVVGTILNGPVATLIFVPQYGWGFFFQMVLPLTIASFANVLLASIIYKTVLKMIKR, encoded by the coding sequence ATGAATACAAAGACAACAACGATTAAAAATGTAAAAACTTTGACGCTTGTGGCTATGCTTATTGCCATGAGTGCTGTAGGTGCCATGATAAAAATCTACAATACAGTTGCGTTTGATTCGCTGCCGGGATATTTTGCATCCCTTTATTTTGGAGGGTACATAGGAGCAATCGTCATTTCTTTAGGCCATATCTTTACTGCGCTTACATCTGGTTTTCCGCTTGGAATACCAAATCACATCATCATTGCCGTATCAATGGCTGCATATGCATATTTTTATTCGCTGGCGTATAAAAAGTTTAATAGCTATGTGGCTATCGTTGTGGGTACCATATTAAATGGTCCTGTTGCAACACTCATTTTTGTACCGCAGTACGGATGGGGATTTTTCTTTCAGATGGTGCTGCCGCTTACTATTGCGTCTTTTGCAAATGTACTTTTGGCGTCAATCATCTATAAGACAGTTTTAAAAATGATAAAAAGGTGA
- a CDS encoding DUF4367 domain-containing protein encodes MKDLYDEKLKSESKIFEALLEYAGACHVNNIINDLEEANGEEIPYPKELGIKIRKMLKHHKRKEAVKKFFISAKRTFPKVAIFFFVVFIGFTVAITTVSAFRARVFNLIIEIKKDYTDIKLKESYEPNASSSTSLVPSNWENEYYLSYVPHGFKISKIESQEVTKIIQYTNDKGDFIVFSQSSNENTDMMVDTENAVTQKIDINGYEGILIQKNGLNTIVWRKDNNLFSLMSKIDKNELIKAANSIKLKK; translated from the coding sequence ATGAAAGACCTTTACGATGAAAAGCTAAAATCTGAAAGTAAAATATTTGAGGCATTGCTGGAATATGCAGGGGCTTGCCATGTAAACAACATAATTAATGATCTGGAAGAAGCCAATGGTGAAGAAATACCTTATCCTAAAGAATTAGGCATTAAAATCAGAAAAATGCTAAAACATCATAAAAGAAAAGAAGCAGTCAAAAAATTCTTTATATCGGCGAAAAGGACCTTCCCAAAAGTCGCGATATTCTTCTTTGTGGTTTTTATTGGCTTCACTGTGGCGATAACGACTGTTTCTGCTTTTAGAGCTCGCGTCTTTAACCTCATAATTGAAATCAAAAAAGATTATACAGACATAAAATTAAAAGAAAGCTATGAGCCTAATGCATCTTCTTCCACATCGCTTGTCCCATCCAACTGGGAAAATGAATATTATCTTTCATACGTGCCACATGGGTTCAAGATAAGCAAGATAGAGTCACAGGAGGTAACCAAAATCATTCAATACACAAATGATAAAGGTGATTTCATAGTTTTCAGCCAAAGCTCAAATGAAAACACTGACATGATGGTTGACACAGAAAATGCCGTAACACAAAAGATTGATATAAACGGCTATGAGGGCATCTTGATTCAAAAAAACGGATTAAACACCATCGTCTGGCGTAAAGACAATAATTTATTCTCTTTGATGTCGAAAATCGATAAGAATGAGCTAATAAAAGCTGCCAATAGCATCAAACTGAAAAAATAA
- a CDS encoding ABC transporter substrate-binding protein, translating into MKKWVKNIWIFIIVAVLSLSLVSCSQTTKGKTSANSNSAKTEVKATFPLKITDFMGRQVTIKKEPKRIVSLSPSTTELIYAIGAGKDVVGVTNYDDYPPEVKSVAKVGGYEGPNVEAIMAQKPDIVFASNLSGKDQMETIEKSGIPVVVLEAQNINQIYDSIKILGEITGNVEKGNEVISSMKDKIKEINDKVKDLPKVNVFYVVDTNGNWTAGKGTFIDELITLAGGNNVASDANGWAQYSMEKLIQKNPDVIITSSHAANANEIKNMAGYKDTKAVKDGKIFIISNDDIVTKPSNRIVLGLEEIAKDLHPEAFK; encoded by the coding sequence GTGAAAAAGTGGGTTAAAAATATTTGGATTTTCATAATAGTAGCAGTTCTTTCATTAAGTCTTGTTTCATGTTCTCAAACTACAAAAGGAAAGACATCAGCTAATTCTAATTCTGCGAAAACGGAAGTTAAGGCTACATTTCCATTGAAGATTACTGATTTTATGGGTAGGCAAGTTACGATAAAAAAGGAACCTAAGAGAATTGTATCATTATCTCCATCAACGACAGAGCTTATTTACGCAATTGGTGCTGGCAAAGATGTTGTCGGTGTCACCAATTACGATGATTATCCACCAGAGGTAAAAAGTGTTGCAAAAGTCGGTGGATACGAAGGGCCTAATGTTGAAGCTATAATGGCACAAAAGCCTGACATAGTTTTTGCATCAAACCTTTCTGGGAAGGATCAGATGGAGACTATCGAGAAGTCAGGCATACCGGTAGTTGTATTAGAAGCGCAAAACATAAACCAGATATATGATTCAATAAAGATATTAGGTGAAATAACAGGCAATGTAGAAAAAGGCAATGAAGTAATAAGCAGCATGAAGGATAAAATCAAAGAAATCAATGATAAAGTGAAGGATTTGCCAAAAGTAAATGTGTTTTATGTAGTTGATACAAATGGAAATTGGACAGCCGGGAAAGGGACATTTATTGATGAGCTTATAACATTGGCTGGTGGAAATAATGTAGCCAGCGATGCAAACGGATGGGCGCAGTACAGCATGGAAAAGTTGATACAGAAAAATCCTGATGTGATAATCACATCATCACATGCTGCAAATGCTAATGAAATAAAAAATATGGCAGGGTATAAGGATACAAAAGCGGTGAAAGATGGCAAAATATTTATAATATCAAATGATGACATTGTCACTAAGCCATCTAATAGGATTGTCTTAGGATTGGAAGAAATTGCAAAAGATTTGCATCCGGAGGCATTTAAATAA
- a CDS encoding Rpn family recombination-promoting nuclease/putative transposase, producing MSQKYDITMKNIFSDMADDIMRYFLGLQYTKVDELNIEFTRVERRDSDMIFKCTTDKGNVAVHIEFQSENDEKMPYRMLRYSLEIMEKHDLLPYQIVIYIGKDNANMKSSLNYDFGEQNILDYKYRTINVGDIKYTDVLKTDYYDLYSLLPLMDQNRRKEEGEKYLERCVEAIKDIPLDINKKKDIAFKAEILSGIVFKKEVIERVFSEVMKMFRIEESETYKMIIEKGIEKGEKEKSIKIAKKLLKEGMDIDRIAEITELTKEEIKKLMN from the coding sequence ATGAGCCAAAAATACGATATAACTATGAAAAATATTTTTTCTGATATGGCTGATGACATAATGAGATATTTTCTCGGACTCCAATACACAAAGGTTGATGAACTAAATATAGAATTTACAAGAGTAGAACGCAGAGACAGCGATATGATATTCAAATGCACTACTGACAAAGGAAATGTGGCTGTGCACATAGAATTTCAATCGGAAAATGATGAAAAGATGCCTTACAGGATGCTGAGATATTCCCTGGAGATAATGGAAAAGCATGATCTCTTGCCATATCAGATAGTAATTTATATAGGCAAAGATAATGCAAACATGAAAAGTAGCTTAAATTACGACTTTGGAGAACAGAACATATTAGACTATAAATACAGAACTATAAATGTTGGCGACATAAAATATACTGATGTTTTAAAGACAGATTATTATGACTTGTATTCGCTTCTTCCATTGATGGATCAAAATAGAAGGAAAGAAGAAGGAGAAAAATATCTGGAAAGATGTGTTGAGGCTATAAAAGATATTCCATTAGACATAAACAAAAAGAAAGACATAGCGTTTAAGGCAGAGATATTATCGGGTATAGTCTTTAAAAAAGAAGTTATTGAAAGAGTTTTTTCGGAGGTGATGAAGATGTTTAGGATTGAAGAATCTGAGACGTACAAAATGATAATAGAAAAAGGTATTGAAAAAGGCGAAAAAGAAAAAAGTATAAAAATAGCTAAAAAGTTGTTAAAAGAAGGTATGGATATTGACAGAATAGCAGAAATTACAGAGTTGACAAAAGAAGAGATAAAAAAATTGATGAATTAG
- a CDS encoding cobyric acid synthase — translation MALKIMLQGTASSVGKSLLVAALCRIFKQDGYSVAPFKSQNMALNSFITDEGLEMGRAQAVQAEAAGIKPSVLMNPILLKPSSDKNCQVILRGRVYDSMDASCYQKFKPKLLSLIKEDFYKLSQSYDIVVIEGAGSPAEINLREKDVVNMGLAELVDSPVLIVGDIDKGGVFASIAGTLLLLNDDERERVKGVIINKFRGDMEILKPGIKMLEDIIKKDVIGVVPYMDVYVDEEDSATDEYYRRKSGGAIHIAILNLPHISNFTDFEPLKKIQDVNVRYVSRGEKIGDCDVLIIPGTKNTIGDLKAIKDAGLHHEILNLRKMGKLIIGICGGYQMLGKRILDPQHIEGPISEMEGLGLLDVETVISHEKITTQVKAQVSDDLPDFLSPLRGLFVDGYEIHMGISSTGEESFSNIIARNDEKISVSDGCVSSDGKVFGTYMHGIFENTDFTKRLVNILRRTKGLKEIDYLEDYRKFKEREYDRLADVVRKSLDINKIYQIMKGSI, via the coding sequence ATGGCACTTAAGATAATGCTTCAAGGTACGGCATCATCTGTCGGGAAAAGCTTGTTGGTGGCTGCTCTCTGCAGGATATTTAAGCAGGACGGATATTCAGTTGCGCCATTTAAGTCTCAAAATATGGCTCTTAATTCTTTTATTACAGATGAAGGACTGGAGATGGGACGAGCACAAGCTGTACAAGCAGAAGCTGCAGGTATAAAACCGTCGGTGCTTATGAATCCAATACTTTTAAAGCCGAGTTCAGATAAAAATTGTCAAGTTATACTAAGAGGCAGAGTTTACGACAGTATGGATGCATCTTGCTATCAGAAATTTAAGCCGAAACTTTTAAGCTTAATAAAAGAGGATTTTTACAAGCTTAGCCAGTCATACGACATAGTAGTGATTGAAGGTGCTGGAAGTCCTGCGGAGATAAACCTTAGAGAAAAAGACGTTGTGAATATGGGCTTGGCGGAGTTGGTGGATTCACCAGTATTGATAGTAGGCGACATAGATAAAGGCGGCGTATTTGCTTCTATTGCAGGCACACTATTGCTTTTAAACGATGATGAAAGAGAAAGGGTAAAAGGAGTCATAATAAACAAATTTAGAGGCGACATGGAAATATTAAAGCCTGGAATAAAAATGCTGGAGGACATAATTAAAAAGGATGTCATCGGTGTAGTACCTTACATGGATGTATATGTTGATGAGGAGGACAGTGCGACAGATGAATATTACAGGAGAAAAAGCGGCGGAGCTATCCACATTGCGATTTTAAATCTCCCCCACATATCCAATTTTACTGATTTTGAACCATTGAAGAAGATTCAAGATGTAAATGTAAGGTACGTAAGCAGAGGAGAAAAAATCGGCGACTGCGATGTATTGATAATACCAGGTACGAAAAATACGATAGGTGACCTTAAAGCGATTAAAGATGCTGGACTTCACCATGAGATTTTGAATTTGAGAAAAATGGGAAAGCTTATAATCGGCATATGTGGAGGATATCAAATGCTGGGGAAAAGGATATTGGATCCACAACACATAGAAGGGCCTATTAGCGAGATGGAAGGTTTAGGATTGTTAGATGTAGAGACAGTTATTTCACATGAAAAGATCACGACACAAGTCAAAGCTCAAGTTTCCGATGATTTACCTGATTTTTTATCACCACTTAGAGGACTGTTTGTAGATGGATACGAAATACACATGGGTATAAGTTCTACAGGAGAAGAAAGTTTTTCAAATATCATTGCAAGAAACGATGAAAAAATATCTGTCAGCGATGGATGTGTAAGCAGTGACGGGAAAGTGTTTGGTACGTATATGCATGGAATATTTGAAAACACAGATTTCACAAAGCGGCTTGTAAATATCTTAAGAAGAACAAAGGGGTTAAAAGAGATAGATTACCTTGAAGACTATAGGAAATTTAAAGAAAGAGAGTATGATAGGCTGGCAGACGTAGTAAGAAAAAGCTTAGACATAAATAAAATTTACCAGATAATGAAAGGCAGTATTTGA
- the cbiB gene encoding adenosylcobinamide-phosphate synthase CbiB: protein MEVIAAYFLDLMIGDPQGYPHPVRLMGKLISFLESSIRKIAKTARQQRVAGYFLCAIVVLTSYISGYFIIYIVKELNVYLGKILDILLIYTCLATNDLAKSAMRVYDPLKEDNLLEARKMLSFIVSRDTENLALGDIIRGTVETVAENISDGIIAPLFYAFIGGAPLVLAYKASSTLDSMVGYKNERYFDIGYASAKLDDILNFLPARITGLLIAASSFLLRYDYKNSFRILKRDRLKHESPNSAHGEAAIAGALNVELGGLNYYFGKPELKPKLGDGKETLRLDHIKDTVRIMYMTSFLGLILFFAFKTILTGGIYR, encoded by the coding sequence ATGGAAGTGATAGCTGCATATTTTTTAGATTTAATGATAGGCGATCCGCAAGGATACCCTCATCCAGTAAGACTCATGGGAAAATTAATCAGCTTTTTGGAGAGCAGCATTAGGAAAATAGCCAAAACCGCAAGGCAGCAAAGAGTCGCAGGTTATTTCTTGTGTGCCATTGTCGTGCTTACAAGCTATATAAGCGGGTACTTTATCATTTACATTGTGAAAGAATTAAATGTTTATTTGGGAAAGATTTTAGATATTCTTCTCATCTACACTTGTCTTGCAACTAATGATTTAGCAAAATCAGCTATGAGAGTATACGATCCTCTTAAAGAAGACAATCTTCTTGAAGCTCGGAAGATGTTGTCTTTCATTGTAAGCCGCGATACGGAAAATTTGGCTTTAGGCGATATCATAAGAGGTACAGTAGAAACTGTAGCAGAAAACATATCTGATGGGATAATAGCGCCTTTGTTTTACGCTTTTATAGGCGGTGCTCCACTGGTATTGGCATACAAGGCTTCCAGTACACTTGACTCAATGGTCGGATATAAAAATGAAAGATATTTTGACATAGGGTATGCTTCTGCAAAGCTTGACGATATTTTGAACTTTTTGCCGGCCAGGATAACAGGGCTTTTGATTGCAGCGTCATCATTTTTGCTGAGATATGACTATAAAAATAGCTTCCGCATTTTAAAAAGGGATAGATTAAAGCATGAAAGCCCCAACAGTGCACATGGGGAAGCTGCAATTGCAGGTGCATTAAATGTAGAGTTGGGAGGGCTCAACTACTACTTTGGAAAGCCTGAATTAAAACCAAAACTGGGCGATGGTAAAGAAACACTTAGATTAGACCACATCAAAGATACTGTAAGGATAATGTATATGACATCTTTTCTGGGACTTATTTTATTCTTTGCTTTTAAAACAATATTAACAGGAGGTATATATAGATGA